In Candidatus Binatia bacterium, the following are encoded in one genomic region:
- a CDS encoding nucleotidyltransferase family protein: MKRAEVLRVLGEHGDELRRDYGVLSLSVVGSVARDEADGASDVDLLVEFSQPPGFDGYMDLKFRLEELLARRVDLVMRTALKPDAMMVVQEEAIRVA; encoded by the coding sequence ATGAAGCGTGCGGAAGTGCTGCGTGTCTTGGGCGAGCACGGCGATGAGCTGCGTCGCGACTACGGGGTCCTGTCGCTTTCAGTCGTCGGCTCAGTGGCCAGGGACGAAGCTGACGGCGCCAGCGACGTCGACCTGCTCGTCGAGTTCAGCCAGCCACCCGGCTTCGATGGCTACATGGATCTGAAGTTTCGGCTCGAGGAGCTGCTCGCTCGGCGGGTCGACCTCGTGATGCGGACGGCACTCAAACCGGACGCCATGATGGTCGTGCAGGAAGAGGCAATTCGTGTCGCGTAG